The genomic window CCAATTGTTTGCTGAATAAGAAAGAAACATGGTCAGTCTGTCGCACATAAGCGGcttttttgcttcttttttttctgttggtTTGCCCGAGTTTAGGACCAACGAACATGACACCAATTTTCGCGCGGAATTTGGTGCGGCCGAGGCTTAGCACCAATAAAAGCACAATTGCCGGGGCGCTTATGACTGTCCATTTAACGTGGCCCATAGCTCAAGCTCAAGAGCCATTTGTACATTTGTACATTTGAGCATTTGTGCGTTTGTAGTTTGCGGTTTGCTTGATGAGCCAACGGAACGCGTTCTTCAGCCAGATAAACCGTTGATTGATGCGGAAGAGCCACTGGCCGACGATAATGCCAATCGATCAAGAAGCCACGCCAGTGGAGTACAGTTAATGCTGGCTATGTGAGAAACCATCAAGTAATTGCATAACAAACATCCATTGCCCTGTGATTCATGCTTATTAATCATTACTTTTAATAGGTGGAAGTGTGCAAAGACTAAAAGTGTGACTAATTGACCATTTTGGTTTCAGTCTTAGTCTTAATGCACAATTCAATCATTGCTTTAAGCAACTGCTGTTATATAGATGTACAACTCTTCTCTGTTAATTAACtaaaattgatatttttatatccAACGATGCTAAATACAGAAATTAACGTGCATGCTAACGGACTTTATAGTATTATCTGTTAAAGTTTTACAGTATCAAGAAAACATTTCCAAAAGGCGTCAAGATTACACGCAAAATTGATCACTTCCacatgttttgtttttccagccTGACCTTTGCTTTGTTTACTTGTGTGCTTAGCAGAGTGCCACAAATTAGCATCTGTAAGGAGTTTCTGTTTACGCAGGGATCACTGTAAACCGGCTGCTGTCGAAGAACTGGAAGTTGGGAATTCGTGTAGCGGTAAATGGTAAATTACACGACCACCacgcacatatgtacatgtgtatgcatatatgcatatatatatttactatgTACTATCCAAAGAAAACACACCCAACGCAAACAAACATCGGCAAACagctggttttttttttttgaattgaCAGAGACGGAATGTCGATGGGCGACAGAGATGGAGGGAAATGCCGATTGAGGGCCATATAGAATTAAAACGCTCCTTATCAgcgaaaccaaaaccgaaagaCGGCATGGAAAAACGATTATGTAAAGAGACGAAATGACAACAACTGCAGGCGAGGAGAAGCCCCATTGAACGGCAAGAACAAATTAAGCTGACAGACAACATGCCCTGCCCATGGCCTCCACCCATTAATACATTAATACGCGCGTTCCCTTTAAATGTTTACACCAGCCAGCATTTTCCTCTTCATAATTCACGAAAAAAATGAAGCAAagaatgaaagaaaaaaagtttagcacacacacacacacacatacactggcAATAGTTgtcctaaaaataaattcaattcgtATGACGGCACGAACAAAAGGCACTTGGAGAAATTCCAACTGCTGTGTGGCGCACACAGCGCGTATGAgcaatattattaataattttgcgTTAATGATTTTGTTCGGCAGTGCCAGTGGCTCgccttttgcttttatttggcACACATATTTCTCGagtatttttggcaaattatgCCAGACGGTGCACACGCACAATTTCACTGCCAACGCCGATTGAAAACACAGATTTTTCGCAATTTTTGCACTTATTAACGGAGCGAACGGGAACGGACCACCGCTTACATTTCGGTTTTGGCACACAAACACTTTAGTTTACGTATTTATTTCGCGGCGGCGCTAAGACATTTGAAATATCGCACACACAAGCACGCGGAGCGCAGCAGCATTACTTTTCCTCTTTCCCCACCGATTTCAAACGTTCGACAAAATCGAAAagcaaaatgtgaaaaagcACGCGCAACGTTGCCGGATCGCCGGCCGGGCCCCACTCAGCTGTTACGTTGACGCTGACATGTGGCAATGATCTTGTGTGAATGGCAGGCCACAGCTGTCAGCGGCCGTTGCACAACACTGCCTAGAGACCAGAGCAACAAGTGTTGAAAATGCGCGGGAAATCGATAAATCCAaagatttcatatttttcaaaaatcagaaaaaattatatttttttttaaattgttactTGGTAGCTTCAATAACTGTTTCCTACTCATTTTTATGTGACAAGATTAAATCATTTATGTTACGTATAGTATTACAGCCAATAAGATTCGATTTATTCGCTTGCTTACTAATGAAACGAAATATGCTAGCATAACTAATATTAACGTTTGTTAATATCAATAAAAGATATTTTGAAAAACGTATTTAGTCTAAGCATCTCCATATGGCTGTCAACTcaaaaaccataaataaaCATGAACTAAACATTTCAAAGAGAGCTTAAGAAATATTACCAACAATATTCGCACAAATGTCAGACAAAAAACATTGGCATGTGATACAAGAAAAAGAATTCTGCACTCTATAGTATATATGGCAACTTATTTTTAATCTGCTTTCTTGCGTAGATAAAAGAAAATTGCGTTTCGCTGTCAAGCGAAGGAGGATAAACAATTggaaaaatacttaaaaacgCATAAAAGCATTGggatattttaaaaaacaaaaggccaaCGACAAGTTGGAACATAAAAGATACAGAGATACCTATTCATACAGAATATAGTATACAGATTGTATAACTCGCACTGAATATGAATGATTCAAAGGGTGACCGCACAATTTCCGCTGATAAATTCGTATTAATTGGGCAATTGTATAGCTAACCAGCGCCGAGCAGTGgcatataaacaaatatattagGAAAGCCATAAATGGCGTTGGTCTTCACCCAGTTTTGGCTTGCAATATGtagatataaataaaaagaagcaaagaatattttaattttgtgttGCTGATACCCCAATAATATCGCGTAGGAACAAAATAAAGATATGTAAACCCTTACTAATAAGAATTTCAAAACTCTATATAGtcacataaatataaattcaaacGGAGCCTCGAACAAGTGTCGTTTAAAAAATAGTAAAGGTTTTTCGATGATCTCATTCGCAATTGAGTCATGGAAAACGCACTTGACTTTCTACAGCCTAAGATAGTAGTAAAAGGCAACTTACGGAAGTAGTTTAGGCACTCTCTTGTCTGCTCCTTGGTCAGGCCCAGACCCTCCGGCGGAATAGGCAGCGCTGGGGCCGGAACAAACCAATCCTCGTTCGCATAGCCCGAGAAGTTTGTGAGGAAATCGTTGCGCACCTTGTACTTGGGTAtctgctcctccagcagcgAAAAAATCTCCACCTCGGGCAGATTCTCGCTGCTGCACAGCTCTGTGAATATTACAACATAGTTTATTAGTACGTTGGTGTGAAACGTAGCTTAAAGTGCACCTGCAGTCCAACTACCAAGCTCTAATTTACCACAGAAAACGCTCTGATTTCGCTACAGCTGATTAACTTAATTTGAATGCAACCATTTGTTGCactcaataaaataattaaatgcttaaataGCCGAGCATGAATGAGAATTAGTGGCGTCTTGATTAAGTTGAGCAATAGAAACGCTTGTCTATGTGGCTTCCAAGCTTAGCTCGTGGTAGTTGGAGTGTGGTGAAGATCGAAATGGTTTGCTCACCGGTCAGGCAGCTGGCATCGCAGGTCTGTGGTCTGGGGGCAGCCGGCGACAACTGCAACTGCGTCTGCTGGAGAAGACGCTTCGACTGGAGGCGCGGCAGGTGCTTGGTGAGCGTCGCCTGGGCGGAGGGACTGAGCGGCTGAGAGCCGCCATTGGCCCCCAATGTTGCGGATAGCATTAAATGGTGATCGCTTCTGGATAGCAGTATTGTCGTGGAATTGTTACACCTTGATTTGTGTTGATTTGGGATGGGTGTTCCTTTGTTCCGCGTCTGGTTAGTTGCTCAACTGAAAGTGGATAGAAGGAGGCGAGCTTGTGTTAATTTGCTGGCTATCACATGAAACTTATAAGCCAGCTGCCAGGCGACTTTTTCCACTCTATTTTCGCTATTTGCCATCGGAATGAGTTCATTGCTAACAAACGAACAGGGGAACGAACGAACGTATGCGACTTTTGCTTATCTATTTGCTGGCTGATAAAGTCCGCGGCCGAATGTGAATGATTATTAATACTATAAATATTGGCAAAACGTCAAAGGATTTTCGACTAATATTTATCAACTACTAAATTGGCAGTCGCAAAGGCAGACACCCCGTGAAATGCTTACTGATTTCTGTGAAATAAGCGTTTAGGCCTTTTCCACACGGTACAATTTTGACATTAAAATGGATTCAATGTATTTCAATTTAGACAGATTTTCACGTAGATAGAGAACAATCATTTGATAACAACGTGTCTGTGATTTTCGTTAATAAGCTGATATATATCTATacattatcatttatttataattaaagcGTGCCTAATATCACTATTGATATATTGATAGAGACTGCGGATTAAGTCTAATCTAGCACTGAATGAGgaaaattttcttttacttgAAGTCAAACTTTTAACTAACAAAGAAGAGACCTGATCGCCGAGCAGGCGTTTACTGATTCTTCTTGGCCCGAAACTTATTTATCGAGTGGAGTCTGCGAGCTTTGTCGAGTCATACCGACGGTTTCGAGGTCGGAAATGTGGAGTACTCCAAGAGCAGATCCAACAGCCGAAGAGATGGCCAAAACCATGTGGAACAGATAGACTACGTGCTCAGAGGCCCGTCGCCTGCACTCAGAAACTCACATAAGAAACCGCGGtgataataacaaaaaaaacgaGCGAACAAGAGGTAAAAGTGTAATTAGCCAATAAACACAGCACGGAAAGAAATAGTTGCTTTCAGCTGGTAAGTTTTATGATCAAAAGATACTACcagtatatttaaaatttttaatatatcatATTGGAATTCTTCATTTTTAAACTGAAAAAGGTGAACAATTATTTGAAAAGGGGTGAGTTTTCTACctggactttttttttttacaagaGGATGCAGATGTTGTATGATCTTTGTAGAACATGATGCCTATAATAGGTACTTGAATGCAAAACAGATACGGAATACCCTTACTAGTATGCTTAAGATGCCAACGCCATTTGAACTAAGTATCAACCAGCTTTATTCTCGCAGTGTACGAAGCAATCGCGCACAGCTGAGTGTGAATTGgagtttttaatttgcaactCGCAGCGACTTTTAAACGATGACGCACAAAGAGCAAAGAGTTTTCTGCATGTGACGCCAAGAGAAAGGCACAATGTAGGTGTTCCCCACAAAATCGCGATACGGCCGCCTAATGATAACAGCAGAAAATCAATGGCGCACTTTTTTCTCGCCCATTGGGctgcaatttgcattgcataACACGTAGAAAATCGAAGAACTGAGGGGAattcgcttttggccagaaatAACAACAAAGCGGAAAATCGTGAATGAAAACCGCCGGCTAACGGTAATAGTTTGGCAGCGCAGCAACTGCGCTGCTgtcaaacacaaacacacacacgcgcattCTATTACTCACACACAGgaaggcatttttcaaataacgTTTCTATTTCTTATTCCTTTTCTTTTAGACGTAAAGAGCGCGCAATTGTCAGGCCAAAAACACTAGCGTGGATGGCATAATGCtctaaaattaatttccaagCGACGACAATCCTCAACCGCTTGCCAAAAAGCCAAGCAATTTGTTAAAGTTGCGTTGTTTTGGCActcaaacgcacacacacacacatacatatacttttgCACTTATATAAGTAGCGCGTCGCGtcgcttgttgttgttgtttaatgGGGCAGGGTCATTAGACGACACCGTTAAATGTTGCATGTGGTcgatttttatagttttcttCGATTAAAAGCATTGATTTATCACCAGCAGCATGAATCAGCTGGCTTAGAGGGGCGGTGGGCGGGGGATGCTGCTTGGGGGAGGTCAAAAATGAACACACtcgacacacgcacacacacatgaacactcacgcacacaaaTTTGCGGGGGCGCagctgtgcgtgtgtgtgcgggaattataaaacacacacaggcgAACACTTCTCACatttcataataattttcacaGCTCTTGGAAAAACTAACCTTTGCGCCAAGGCGTTCAATtattgaattttcattttgggcCTCCTATAGTAGCCCTtctaattgttgttgctgtgtggTACCTACATTTGTTGTAGTTGGCttgtgtttgccattttttttctcCGCGCTGCTTTCACAAACACACAGGCACACGAAATTCAGGGGTCACATGGAATTTTATTCAATTCCGCACTTAACATCGCGCTCGTCAgtatttggaaaatgtttgctaTTGGTTAATTGTCTAAAATATGCAACGTGCACCGTACTATGTGCGTTTGTGCTGGCAAAGCAAAGAgtttaactaattttatttagccAGATTTCGATTGGCTGCTGCCCAACACATGCAAGAACCAGGGCTGCACTCGAACCTATCGCTGTGCACCGATAGTCGGGCGACCCTGCCAATCGTTATCGCTCCTTGAAATTGAAACTCAATACTCATCCGATTTtacgttttatttttgattagCGTTTCATTTTTTCTACAAAATATCTGTATGGTAAAACTACCGGCTTAACAAGTATGGGAAATGTTACAATGTCCAATGTTTTAAAATCAAGCACCGTGCAAGCCAACAATCGATATATCAGTCGGTCGGTCAGTGTCCTTACATTTTTGGCGGTCAAACTagcaaattacaaattaagcACTAACAACTACGTAATTTTTCATTGGTAACACGATCTTGCAGCATTTCAGGCGATCTAATATACACATAAACACATTTATATAGTTTACGGACATAATTAGTTCAAGTTGAGAagtgtttaaatttttaaattcatatatatttgtattttaatatgtGCCCCTAATTTTCAGCTTGCGTCGagtctttaaaaaaattgaaaatgttttgaccAAAAATTAGTTCTTGTAACGAATATTAACAATAGTTTTGCCCACGCATTCAGCTCAATCGTCGGTGTTCTTGCGCGTAGACGTCACCAGATCGGAGACGTTCATGGAGTCCGGAAACATGGTGTGGTAGTTGATCACGGGCACATAGGCCGCCGTGATCACTCGACCGGCAAACCAGCGCCCGTGCAGTGCATTTACTGCCAGCACAGCAGTCGTTGTGCTCGGGCACTTCACGTACACAGTTCCCGTGGGCGAGATGGTGTCCACGTGGATGTGCAGCACTCCGCCGTGTTTGGCGCACTCCTCTAGCACATCGTCCTTGATTTCCACGTCCCAGGTGGGATTTGTCTCCGTCCGTGGATCAAACATATTGGACAGTATGAAGCACTGTGTGGCTATCGATGGTGCcgcctcctgctgctgcaacgGCGCCGGTTGCGGAGCTGTGGCCAGCAGCGCATTAGCAGCTGCCTGGGGCACTGCCAAACCGGCTCCTTCTGCTAGCTTGAACATCAGCTGCAAGCGTCCTGTAGCACCAAGATCGATGCCCGTGCGATCCATCTCGTCGGTGTCAAGCGAGGTGGTATTCATGTCCAGGCGCTCCGTCACATTGCCCACTTTCATAAGGCGACCGGCCAGCTCAAAGCCGTTCAGTTGTTCCAGAGCCTTTTTGGCATCGTCAGCATTGTGGtactgcaaaataaaaataggcAATTAGTTAAAATTAATGGTTTAGGTATCGTTTAAATCGCACCGTGATAAATCCGTAGCCCTTGGATCGGCCCGTCTCCGTATCCATGATCAGTTGAATGGCATCAATCTTGCCAAAGGGCTCGAATATGCCCCGCAGCATGTCCTCGGTAATGTTAAAGTGCAGTGATCCCACGTAGAGGCGCATGGGACCCGTGTGACTCTTCGGTTGGAATGCGGGTGCAGCATTCTGGAGGCGATTCTTCTCAGCCTGCGTGTGCTGCACCATGATGGGCACGCCGAGCAGCCGCTGGCCGGAGAGGCCCAGAGCCAGTGCCACGGATTCGGGATCTTCGAACTCAATATAGGCAATACCCTTAAAACGCTTCGTCTTGTTGCACGTGATTAGACGGACGTCGCGCACCTTGCCCACGCTGGAGAAGAACTCCTCCAGGTCACGTGCTCGCACTCGTTGCGACAGCTGGATGCAGAAGACGGTGCGGGCATCCCGCTCCTCGGGGCTGAGCTCGGTGGGCGGGGTGCGGTCAGCTCCATTCGCTGGTGAGCGGCGTCGTGGCGAATTGGTTCCCCGACGGCGACTGCTACAAGTAGTAAGAGTTCTATTAATAAACTGTGTaataaaaagccaacaaaaggGGATGACCATAAGTTATCTTGTAGACTCTCCTCGTCCTTGATTATAAGGATTTTTAAAGGTAATGTGTAATGCTCGTTATAAACTTACTTTCTATCCCTTGAGCGGGAATGACTGCGCTTGCGTTCACGGATCGGACTCAACCGTTTGCGCTGTTGATCGCGGGACCGACTGCGTCTACGCTTGTCCCGCGAGCGATCCACTTGCATCGACTTGCTGCCGCCGCGACGATCTCGCCGATCCTTGTCACGATCGCCGTAGCGTCCACCTCCACCGCGTTCATCCCGCGATCGACTGCGCCGAGTTCTGTCGCGTTCGCGCTCACGTTCTCGCTCCCGATCACGATCTCCGCCTTCCCTGCGGTGTCGATCCCGGTCGCCTCCGTCACGGTTTCGATCGCGCTCTTTGTCCTTGTCCCGATGACTGCTACGTTCGTTGCCGCGATCTCGTCGAGATTTGCCATCTCGTGATCCACTTCTACTCCTGCAAGAGTGCAAAAAAGAATGAGTTAAGTATTTTAGCTtgtgaatttttaattgtgcTTACCGGGATCGcttgctttg from Drosophila yakuba strain Tai18E2 chromosome 2L, Prin_Dyak_Tai18E2_2.1, whole genome shotgun sequence includes these protein-coding regions:
- the LOC6526987 gene encoding RNA-binding protein 39, yielding MAEDFDVEAMLEAPYMKNNVSAGSGGRGGRRRSGSSPGGGGHDDDAENGPRNGSGGGSSHKKQSKRSRSRSGSRDGKSRRDRGNERSSHRDKDKERDRNRDGGDRDRHRREGGDRDRERERERERDRTRRSRSRDERGGGGRYGDRDKDRRDRRGGSKSMQVDRSRDKRRRSRSRDQQRKRLSPIRERKRSHSRSRDRNSRRRGTNSPRRRSPANGADRTPPTELSPEERDARTVFCIQLSQRVRARDLEEFFSSVGKVRDVRLITCNKTKRFKGIAYIEFEDPESVALALGLSGQRLLGVPIMVQHTQAEKNRLQNAAPAFQPKSHTGPMRLYVGSLHFNITEDMLRGIFEPFGKIDAIQLIMDTETGRSKGYGFITYHNADDAKKALEQLNGFELAGRLMKVGNVTERLDMNTTSLDTDEMDRTGIDLGATGRLQLMFKLAEGAGLAVPQAAANALLATAPQPAPLQQQEAAPSIATQCFILSNMFDPRTETNPTWDVEIKDDVLEECAKHGGVLHIHVDTISPTGTVYVKCPSTTTAVLAVNALHGRWFAGRVITAAYVPVINYHTMFPDSMNVSDLVTSTRKNTDD